Proteins found in one Enterococcus sp. 9D6_DIV0238 genomic segment:
- a CDS encoding FAD-dependent oxidoreductase: protein MKVVIIGASHGGLQAALTLKRLDSSTEVLLIEKRTEISFISSGIILKMNDMVDELDQVRYLTLEELEEKGIDVLLNTAVTALDPERKAVIFESQDGQKSELSYDKLILATGSNQFSTNLTLPSEDKVTMYKSYPSSVNALANLEKAQSISIVGGGYIGVELCDALKDQGKEIHLIESADSILFRYLGKEIASIIEKKIIDSGINLHLNESVLGFSDTDKELFVTHTTNKEIRNNYVIVAVNARPDTTLVKEFLDLNTNGTVRVNEQMQTSDPDIYAIGDVTSYPVRNSYRKSFIPLVNNVVRSAIVAAMNVLGQTINYNMTQRTTATKIFGCYIATTGLTADEAIFEGIEAESIFVTLPCQMPYLKVQEEVHVNLVIEKSTHKLIGGQLMSEKDITQSINTLSLAIDKETTLEELVTMDFYFNPAINQPLGFISQAAYEFLIKKYGV, encoded by the coding sequence GTGAAAGTAGTAATTATTGGAGCTTCCCATGGGGGACTTCAGGCAGCATTGACGTTAAAAAGACTAGATTCCAGTACTGAAGTTCTTTTAATAGAAAAAAGAACTGAGATTAGTTTTATTTCAAGTGGCATTATTTTAAAAATGAATGACATGGTCGATGAACTGGATCAAGTCAGATATCTTACTTTGGAAGAATTAGAAGAAAAAGGGATCGATGTTTTACTTAATACAGCTGTGACAGCGCTCGATCCTGAAAGAAAGGCAGTCATTTTCGAAAGTCAGGATGGACAAAAAAGTGAATTGAGCTACGATAAATTGATTCTAGCGACAGGCTCAAATCAGTTTTCGACAAACCTAACATTGCCTAGTGAGGATAAAGTCACTATGTATAAAAGTTATCCAAGTTCAGTGAATGCATTAGCAAACTTAGAAAAGGCACAATCTATCTCGATCGTAGGTGGAGGATACATTGGTGTAGAGCTATGTGATGCGTTAAAAGATCAAGGCAAAGAGATTCATTTAATCGAGAGTGCAGATTCTATCCTTTTTCGTTATCTTGGAAAAGAAATTGCTTCTATAATCGAAAAAAAGATCATCGATTCAGGTATAAATTTACATTTAAATGAAAGTGTTCTTGGTTTTTCTGATACAGATAAAGAGTTGTTCGTGACACATACAACAAATAAAGAGATTCGCAATAACTATGTGATCGTTGCAGTAAATGCCCGTCCAGATACAACATTGGTCAAAGAATTTTTGGATTTAAATACAAACGGTACAGTACGAGTAAACGAGCAGATGCAGACCAGTGATCCGGATATTTATGCGATTGGGGATGTTACTTCTTATCCAGTTCGGAATAGTTACCGCAAATCATTTATTCCATTGGTGAATAATGTTGTGAGAAGTGCGATCGTCGCTGCAATGAATGTGTTAGGTCAAACGATCAACTACAATATGACACAAAGAACAACTGCTACGAAAATCTTCGGGTGCTACATTGCTACTACTGGCTTGACAGCAGATGAAGCGATTTTTGAAGGGATCGAAGCGGAAAGCATTTTTGTGACATTGCCTTGTCAGATGCCTTATCTTAAAGTACAAGAAGAGGTTCACGTGAATTTAGTCATTGAGAAAAGTACGCATAAGTTGATTGGAGGGCAATTAATGTCTGAAAAAGACATTACACAGTCGATCAATACACTATCTTTGGCAATCGATAAAGAAACGACATTGGAAGAATTAGTCACTATGGATTTTTATTTCAATCCCGCGATCAATCAACCGCTAGGATTTATTAGTCAGGCGGCGTATGAATTTTTAATCAAAAAATATGGCGTTTAA